The Peromyscus maniculatus bairdii isolate BWxNUB_F1_BW_parent chromosome 6, HU_Pman_BW_mat_3.1, whole genome shotgun sequence genome has a segment encoding these proteins:
- the Sec22b gene encoding vesicle-trafficking protein SEC22b, with amino-acid sequence MVLLTMIARVADGLPLAASMQEDEQSGRDLQQYQSQAKQLFRKLNDQSPTRCTLEAGAMTFHYIIEQGVCYLVLCEAAFPKKLAFAYLEDLHSEFDEQHGKKVPTVSRPYSFIEFDTFIQKTKKLYIDSRARRNLGSINTELQDVQRIMVANIEEVLQRGEALSALDSKANNLSSLSKKYRQDAKYLNMRSTYAKLAAVAVFFIMLIVYVRFWWL; translated from the exons ATGGTGCTGCTGACAATGATCGCCCGCGTGGCGGACGGGCTTCCGCTGGCCGCCTCGATGCAGGAGGACGAACAG TCAGGCCGAGACCTCCAGCAGTATCAGAGCCAGGCTAAGCAACTCTTTCGAAAGTTGAATGACCAGTCCCCTACCAGATGTACCTTGGAAGCAGGAGCCATGACTTTTCA CTACATTATTGAGCAGGGGGTGTGTTACTTGGTCTTGTGTGAAGCTGCTTTCCCTAAGAAGTTGGCCTTTGCCTACCTGGAAGACTTGCACTCAGAATTTGATGAGCAGCATGGGAAGAAGGTGCCCACCGTGTCCAGGCCCTATTCCTTCATCGAGTTTG ATACCTTCATTCAGAAAACCAAGAAACTCTACATTGATAGTCGTGCtcggagaaatctaggctccatCAACACTGAATTGCAAGATGTGCAGAGGATCATGGTTGCCAACATTGAAGAAGTCTTGCAGCGGGGAGAAGCACTCTCAG cGTTGGACTCAAAGGCTAACAATTTATCCAGTCTGTCTAAGAAATACCGCCAGGATGCAAAGTACCTGAACATGCGTTCCACGTACGCCAAACTTGCGGCAGTAGCTGTATTTTTCATCATGCTGATAGTGTATGTGCGGTTTTGGTGGCTGTGA